In the genome of Acidimicrobiales bacterium, the window GGACCTCGAGGAGGCGCCAGCGCTTCAGCTTGGACAGCGGGCGCGTCTCCTGGACGCGGACGCGGTCGCCGGGGCGGGCGTCGTTGGCCTCGTCGTGGACGTAGAGCGCCTTGGTGCGCTGGACCGTCTTGGCGTAGCGCCGGTGGCGCACGCGGTCGACGACCTTG includes:
- the rpsQ gene encoding 30S ribosomal protein S17 — encoded protein: MADATTENDAESRPNARKVREGIVDSVKMDKTVVVKVVDRVRHRRYAKTVQRTKALYVHDEANDARPGDRVRVQETRPLSKLKRWRLLEVLERAR